Proteins co-encoded in one Carcharodon carcharias isolate sCarCar2 chromosome 7, sCarCar2.pri, whole genome shotgun sequence genomic window:
- the cebpg gene encoding CCAAT/enhancer-binding protein gamma produces MSARSVISTHPKESTGQNGVSRVQLQPSSSGASVGVQQVPQLHPLSPSGAGKTMAPSKQSKKSASYNKESEEYRQRRERNNMAVRKSRLKSKQKAQDTQQRVNELKEENERLEAKIKLLSKELSVLKDLFLEHAHSFSDNGHPPFTENTGAGQESNNMQQ; encoded by the coding sequence ATGAGTGCACGGTCTGTCATTTCCACTCATCCCAAAGAGAGCACAGGTCAGAATGGAGTGAGCAGAGTGCAGCTCCAGCCCAGCAGCAGCGGTGCCAGTGTCGGTGTACAGCAAGTCCCGCAGCTCCATCCACTCAGTCCCTCAGGGGCTGGCAAGACCATGGCACCAAGTAAACAAAGCAAAAAGAGTGCGAGTTACAACAAGGAGAGCGAGGAGTACCGACAGCGGCGAGAACGGAACAACATGGCGGTGAGGAAGAGCCGCTTAAAGAGCAAACAGAAGGCTCAGGACACACAGCAGAGAGTCAATGAGCTGAAAGAGGAGAATGAGCGTCTGGAAGCAAAAATCAAACTGCTCAGCAAGGAGCTGAGCGTCTTAAAGGATTTGTTTCTTGAGCATGCGCATAGTTTCTCAGATAATGGGCACCCACCATTCACTGAAAAcactggagctgggcaggagtctAACAATATGCAGCAATAG